The DNA window TTCATAAAATGCACCATGCCATGGCGCTAATTGGGGAATAAATTTCCATTTGATGTTATTCTTGATGCAGTAGTCACTCTTCAGGATTTCAGAGCTCAATTTGAAGTATAGTGCATTGTCCGAGACTATGGCTACTGGTACTCCTCTTGTTGACATAAATCTTCTCAGTGCCATAATACACTCATCTGCAGTCAAATTCTTAACAACTTCCAAATGTATTGCTCTTACAGCTAAACAAGTCATAAGACAAATCCATCTCTTTTGCTGTCCATTTTCAGTTGCCACATAGACAGGTCCAAAATAATCAAGTCCGGTATAAGTGAATGGTGTGCTATAATTCGCACGTTCTGCTGGTAAAGCCGGTGTTGGAGGTAGTGGGTACGGGCCTCCACCGTGCTTTACACATCGAGTACATTTTCTTAGTATTCTCTCCACAACCGGTCTTCCTTTTGGAATCCAGTATTGCTGGCGAACTAAGTCGAGAGTATGAGATGCTCCTACATGGTAATTCTTCTCATGTATTTCTTTTACTACTTTCCTTGTGAATTCGCAGTCCCTAGGCAAAAGAACTGGATACCTCATGTCATACGACCAATTAGCATGCATCATTCGTCCTTTGCATCTCAACAATCCGTCAACATCTGTAAATAGCCCAAGATTTCTACTGAGGTCTGTCCGTTTGCCTTTTATTTCATCTGGAAAGAATCTTTGTTGcaggttttttatttctttaacctGAGATGTTACTTCATTGTGGTCAGACCTTTGTTCATTATCATTAACCGATTCCAAAGGTATGTCAATATCTGAAGACTGATCCTTTGGACCCTCTAATACTGCAGGAAAAGATGCTACTTCTTGATGGCCTTTAAGATGAATATCTTTTGGCCATTTACTCTTTTCTTTGGACAAGAAGGCTGGTCCTTCTAGCCATACACTCTTCTTTTGAATCCAAAGTTCAGGTCGCGTTGCAATATCAGCTGGATTCTCTTTAGTATTTACATAGTATGTTTCTAAGCCAACATTTCGCTTTATTTCTTCTGTTCTGTTGGCTATGAATGGTGGTAAAAGCTTATTCGAGTGAATCCAGTTGAGAACCACTAAACTGTCTGTCCACAGGTATTGTCTAGTAATGGGGAGTTCTATAgtctcttttatgtatgtcagtaAGCGGTTTCCAATAACACAGCCGAGTAGTTCTAATTGTGGAATAGTCATTTTTCTTTCAGTTTTCTTACCATCTTTCATTTTCTTATCCAATGGAGCAACTCTattttttgacaataaaaatGATGTCTTAATGTTGGAGCCGTCACTTGACCGTAAGTATACAACAGCTGCGTATGAGTCTTTAGCTGCATCTGCAAAGCAATGTAACTCATTTTCAGATCCTTTATTGACATTTGCCTCAACATATCGTGGTACTTCAACTTCTTTTATATCACTTAGGTTCTTCTCAATTTTCTTCCACTTTAGTAACAGCTCCTGCGATACTGGTGAATCCCATTTATAGTCTTTTCTCCATAATTCCTGAAGAAACAGTTTTATTGGCATAAGTAGTGGAGAGACTATACCGCAAGGATCATATAATGATGCTAATATACTTAAAACTTCTCTTTTTGTAACTTTGTCTGTTGATCTATCAGTAAACACTTCTTTATTTATGTTCAAAGTAAGTACATCTTGCTCTTTATTCCACAGCAACCCTAAGACTTTGATTTTGTCTGACTCTTTAGCTCTATATTTTTGTGGTACTTTTCGACTGAAAGCTTTATCATTTGATGTCCAATCTCTTAGGTTCATAGAGAGCTCTTCGAATGCCTTCTTGGATTCATCATATAGTTGGACAGCTTCTTCTAAAGTGTCTGTGCCAGTCACCAAATTATCAACATAACACTTATTTGCTACCTTCTTGAGTAGCATGCTATCCTTTTGAGAAATGTGGTAACGTATAGTTGCCGTCAGTAAGAAAGGGCTGGAAATAATTCCGAAAGGCACTCTGCAAAATCTTAGGTGTAGTATGTTTTCATCGGATAGTGGTTTGTTGATGTCCTTTAGCCATAAGAATCTTGTCACTTCCCTGTCTTCTTCCTGTAGACCAATTTGCAAAAAGGCCTTTTCAACATCTGcaattatacctattttatgtATTCTAAAATTCAGGAGCAGAGACGTCAGGTCTTGAAGCATACAAGGTCCTTTATACAAGCACTCGTTAAGGCTTTGCTGATCCTTTAACCTTGCTGAACCGTCATATACTATACGACCGCGCTTGGTACTCTGTTTTACTATATGATGTGGCAGGTAGTTAATTGGAGGCACAGACTGGTTTCGAACATCTGAATCCACTTGGACAACTTCTATTATCTCGGCCTTAAGTTGTTCcatcaatatttcattatattctTGCAGTGTGGGCTTATCCAATCGCTGTACTAATCCCTTGAGTCTTCCGTATGCTAACCCGTAGTTAGTAGGTACATGTGGTGGGTATGTTGTCCATGGCCATTTTACATAGTAACGACCTTCTTGATACTTGACAGTGTCATTAAAGTTTCTAACTGCCTCTTCCTCTCTAGTACCCTTTACTGAGTCAGTTATTCCTATGTTCTCTAAACTCCAAAGGAACTTTAAATCCGAATGTCTTAAAGGGAGGTCAGGTTCTGTGTAACACTTACATCCTACATTGTTTTGGTAGTAGGTAACAACTGCTAAGATGTTATCATTCTCTTGATTGTCCTTATCATGGTGTCCAGACATGATCCATCCGAAATCTGTATCTATTAGGTAAAGATCGGTGTCAATCTGTATCTTGTTATTCCTGATAAAGGAGAAGTAGTAATCGTTACCAATGAGCATGTTTACTGATTGATTCTTTGAGTAACTATCTGCTGGTATATCCACAATATCTATTTTAGGAATCTCTTGAATTGGTATCCTATCAGTAATGCGAGGAACAACATTCACATGGATACTTTTTTCTACTCCTCTTTTTGTCTTGATAGTAATATCTGTGCAAGGACTCAAAGTCTCATTAGGCTTGTCGgttccaaaaataaatattagtaaatagtcTACATTTGCTGATGTCAAATCCAGGTGTTTTGCCAAGTCCGTGGTAATATAGCTTCTTGAACTACCGGAGTCAAGAAGGAGTCTACAATTTAGGGTCTTGGTTTTGTGAACCACCTGCGCTGTTGCAGTCTGTAAAAAAGATTTCCGCTTAAAACATTGGCCAGTTGAGTTCAGCGTAACAGCATGGTGTGGTTCACTCTTACCTGGTTCTCTCTTTGGGCATAGGGCTCGGTTGTGGTTGCCCTTGCAGTGATAGCATTTCTTATGTCTCCTGCATTCATGTGCACGATGCCCTAACTTTAAGCACATAAAACATCGGTTTGATAGTTTCTTCTTTCTGTCATCAGGTGTCTTATAAGATGGGCATGTATCATTAAAGTGCGGTCCCAAGCAAAATATGCAACTCAACTTGGGTTTCTTCATTTCTCTGTCAGTATTAGACTTAGCTGGTCTTTTCCTATTGTTGTTCCTGGGTGTGTTATCCATTTTGTGAAGGGATGTTGTCTGTGTGTGTATCCTTTTCCCTCTGTGGTATCGAGGTCTGTTTTCTATTGAAATGAAGGCATCTGTGGTGGCAGTATGGTCCTTTTGTAGCGGTGGATTAGTCTTAGACTTCTCCAATGCCACCACAATTTTGTTTAATGTATTTCTGATCCCCGCTATTGTTTGGTCATCCACTAATAATAGGTTAAGTTCGTAGATTACCTTCTCTGGAAATTTGTCTAATATAATGCTCCTAAATGAATTGCTCTCTATATTCTCCCCTAGTGATGAAAGTACTCTTAAATGGTTCTcgattttatttaatgtcttccTACAGTCTTCAGCTGTATATTCGCAGCGACTAGTTCTATTTAGGGCTTCATAATGCGAATCAATTACTTGTTGAGTACTCCCATATCTGGTCTTAAGTGTGTCTATTGCTACTTGGTAGTTAGCATTTGTCATTGTTAGGCCTTGGACTGCCTCCTTGGCCTCCTTTTCCAGTAAACTTATCAGATAAGCCAACTTTTCGACATCGTCTAAGTTTTGGGAGTGTACATTGGCCGTGAACCGGTCCCAGAACTCCGTCCATTTCAGAATATCTCCATCAAATTTGAGCAGCTCAATTCTAGGAAGTTTCACAGTTTTTGTTGAGATTTTATTATGAGAATTAGAATGAATATTGAGAATTAATTCCAATTCTATAAGAAGCTCCTCTGCTTTCATCTGCTTCTCGAGTGCAGAGCGTAAAATATCtgtattttcattatttgttaCAATATATTTGTCAATGTCCAACTGGATACTATTCAGAGATTGTTTCATACTTAATTGTAATTTCATTACTTCTTGTACCATGACGTCCGTTCCGGAATTACACTTTAATATTAGCGCCTCTGCGCTCTCTAAGTTTTCATCAAGTCTTTTTATTCTTAGTTCCAATCGATCTCGCAAGAAATTTTCCATTTTGTGAAATTACAATGAGCAAGTATTCATAAACTTGCTCCCTGCAAATAACCCAAAACAAAATGGCGATATTAACTCGTAATACTCATAACTTTACACTAATGGCCGAAAGTGACTTGTTTGtacagattattaaataaagtttccTCAAACGATGATGGAAATTATCTAAAGCTATCAATTTGTAATTGGCCTTTCCATATTTACATTACAGCTCTAGCCAATGAGTTTACAATACAATTCATTTATTGTTGCTTACCTCGAGGCTTCTTTTATATAAAAGTATTGATATCATcaatataaccaaaataccGGCTGCTATCTTAAGTATATCGCTGTATTTCACTATGCGTAGCTTACTTTCCTGGAATCTTATACACTTTACACGCAAACTTGTTCGAATCTTACTGGGATACTGGGAACGCTGCCGGCATGGCggtaaaaactttattttcctagtccaacaaaaataaacaatttagtttaataagtaggttttcaaatacttaaaatgATATCTCATTACAATGACACGCAGCTCCCACCATCAACCAATAAGAAAATTCAGCTTTCGGTTTAGCCAATGAGGAACAGGAATTAGTTTAACAAAGTTACGGTTTGCACAATGAAAACAAAATCTCCAGTGTTACCAGTGCAAGATTTCATATCGATTACCAAATCGATTGCTCATGAACGAATCGTCGATTAGCGTTATATTAACTATAGTAAAACACATATCGATTATCTATCGCATAATCGATAATTTACTAGAATTAATCTTAAACTAagtacaacaacaaatatattatggttattagtattattattcttatttgatATCTAGGAACCTTGAACTCATCTTAATAACACACACCTTTGCTCAAAAATCTTATAATAACACATTCAAAATACAATCTCCGAAGAGAGAGCTATAGaaggagagagagagagagagagagaaacaATATTCATTTCTTCCATATGAAACCTTTATTTTGACCGATAAATGCTATCAAACACTCTTATTGTTGGTAAAGTTTCAACCCAAGAGATcttgacattttaatttaatttcttgtttatTCTTATTGTCCACTGCAATGGACGCAATTTTGCTAATATTAACTTCAGTATTACCTGATACAAGGTTCATGTTCACTTACTTTGCTATGTCCCATACAGGGACTCATTAATGCTACTACCTCAGCGGTACCTATTACAAGGTTCTTGGTCAATACTATGCCCTTTACTCTTTAAGGACTCATAAATGCTGATACTTTAGCAGTGCCTAATACAAGGCTCTTAATATTGTGCCCTTTGCTCTTAAGGACTCATAAATGCTGATACATTAGCAGTGCCTAATACAAGGCTCTTAATATTGTGCCCTTTGCTCTTAAGGACTCATAAATGCTGATACATTAGCAGTGCCTAATACAAGGCTCTTAATATTGTGCCCTTTGCTCTTAAGGACTCATAAATGCTGATACTTTAGCAGTGCCTACTACAAGGCTCTTAATATTGTGCCCTTTGCTCTTAAGGACTCATATATGCAGATACTTTAGCAGTGCCTAATACAAGGCTCTTAATATTGTGCCCTTTGCTCTTAAGGACTCATATATGCAGATACTTTAGCAGTGCCTAATACAAGGCTCTTAATTTGTGCCCTTTGCTCTTAAGGACTCATAAATGCTACTACTTCAGCGGTACCTAATACAAGGTTCTTGCTCTATATTATGTCCTCTAATGAATGAGAACTCATCAATGCTAATACTTCAGCGGTACCTAATACAAGGTTCTTATTAACTACAAATACTTTGCATGCATTCTTTATTGATGCATGTTTGTTACTGCTTCAACTATGCTTACTAAAAGCTCTTAACTGCAAATACTAAGCATATCCTATACTAGGACTCATGAATGTCGCTGAAAACTGAGTTCTTAGATaaataatttagatatgatTTCATATACTTTACTGATTTATGGGAAAACAAATTATCTCAGCCATCTCCACCAATTCTGTCGCCACATCAAACTCAATTAGATAATAAATTGTCATATGATGTATATAtgatatagtttatattttacctTAATATCTAAATGTGCGACAAGAACTTGAGTGACTTACGCTGAGAGGTTAATAGCTTTCATGAGCTTACTAAGTACTATAGATGAGAGCCGTAGATGGCACCATGAGTCAGATCGAGAGCCACTCATAGTGGTGAATCCCCTCTTAATGGATCCGACTCATTGCCATCACGGTTTCTCTACTCTCATCGTCTTATGTGGGACCCGCAGGTCCCTGGAGGTCCTACCACCTTCCCCAATAGACCTTCCCTTGCCACCATGATTTTACTCTTACTTAACCTCACAACATATTTCGCtcattataataatcataagcACTCACCAGGGGGATCCTTCTGGCTTAACACATTATCTCTCTGGCTTACAGCACTCACACAATCTTCAAACTAATTAACTTCTACTACATCTCTATTCAAATCCTTCATCATGTGTTCTTCCATAACTCTGTAAATTAGAATGTCAAGTTTGTTCTCGCCCGCCATTTTTATCTACCCAGGATTGCCAACATACAATAATCATATAAAGGTTGTTTGTTACTTACGCTTATTAGGAATCGCGTGGATTCGCGACACACGTATCtggtttgtaaatataaaataagtgcAGATATAATTTAGCATTTAAGTGTAGATTATTTCTAACGATCGatgtaataatataagtaaGAAATGTTTTATAATGGAGGTAAAAACTGCCAGGCGGTATATTTCGGATTATTCCTACTAGCTATCACCAGTGTGAACCACCACCCTAATAATTTTTTCCTCACCACTGGGAGCAACTGAGGAAAAAAAACAACTAGTCTACTTCCACTACtgggaattatttttctcagtagttaccgctaaaatattgtaatattcaCTTGTAGTGTGTGCTACACCTCACCCACACACACGCATACCCTCAACATATATAAGAGCATGTACGTGTTATTTAAGCCATTATACGTTTATACTCGGAACTTTCTTTGTCTCTACGTCAcctcacatggcgaccctgGCTGGATCGCATGAGGTGGGAGGTCGAATCACACTACTTGTTTGGAGATATAGATCTATATTGTCTAAAGTAACATAagtaacatattatataatagagTGGTATACATGTGTGAGGGCAAGGCGTAGCACAGACTACACACTgataaaatatacctagatACGTTTTACGTCAACGGGTGATGAATTCAGTAAACTATATGTGTGTAAAAATTAATTCTTATGACacatttctaataaataatagtattagtaaCCATTTGCAGATCCAAGTTGTAATGTTTGCTGATTAAGCCAGGGATACACTACACTAGGGAACCAAAGTCCcgctaataatataattaaagttaaaaactTTATAATGTTGtagttacatacctactaaatatggtattgtttagtacctacttattgtaacttttttttactatcaacAAATGATTATGATAATGTATCGCTAGCTACGTTGGGTGGCGACATCGCACGACTTATGATTATACACACTGATGACATGTGTCGCGCGCTGTTGCCGGACATCGAGCGAAGTCCGGCAACGTCGCGCCAATTCACCCACGTGTCGCGCGCTATTGCTAGATATGTCGAGCGAAGACCGGCAACGTAACGCCTATGGCGGGTAAAGGTAGTAACAGATAACGACAATTAAATAACCTTTCACGTTATCTCACAAAATTGTTTTGGACTACGCAAACAGTTGAGGCTTTGTATACTGCAGTTTTCTAAGGCtacaattttcatttcatactcTGCTGCTATTGTAGCGtcactctggagagatttggaacttttGCAACTGTTCCTCATACGAGAGTGTTCTCCTTACCTATACACTCCATACTTAGTTGCGCCACTTCACCCGACGTCGCTTTTCGCCGAGTATATTCCTGGCTTGAAAGAGTGTTAGAATCAATGTTATAGTAATTAAGtcaaccttttgaacgccaagaacacctaaagtcgtttctagtcgtgcccacagcgccaaggacaactattggtgtcatggcggacgctgtcaaagttaCCTTCACTCGAGTAAGGTtatattagctcccttgcgcccgggatcttagcgtttgagtgatgtttgtgtttatagttcaaaaggttaagcagATTTTCACATGaactataaataaactgttACAAAGTTGcactgtgttttatttataccatTTTTGTGAAATGCGATACAGGGTTTGTTTATAACTTTTGGCCACACTTTACAAATACGTCATACTGGAAGAACTGTTACTATGGGACCACAACAGCAAATCACGAAAATACTGTTTCATACATCGTGGTGATCAGAATTCGATGTCTTTGGGACAGCCTATTCTTTCGTCATATGGGTAACGGTTGTAAAACCCTCCTGCCTATCTTATCTAAAGAACAATGATTTAAGATATCCAATGGTGCGTGACTGTGGTGATGCCTTCGTTCAAGTTCGTGATGGACTTGATTTTACTAATCGCCGTCTCGATTTCCGAGGGTTCCGTCTCCGGCTCTATAACATCATAATCAAAACCGAGCACTTCCAACGAATGGCTAGATTCAAACTCTATCGAAGTATCCGATTCAAATCGCTTTATTCCAGCCGTAGTTTTTGAATCATACCTACTCGTCTGTCTCACCCTTTTCGGCATTCTTGGGCTCGGTGACAAAACATTTCGACGCTTAAATCTACAAACCCTTTCTATATCGCTAGGTTCTTTCGTCGTCTcgaaatatatttgtttacgCTTGCGTTTATTTTTCGCTATGTTCAGGAGCGCTTCGTACATGCTTTCAGGTTCTTCTTGCATGGTTAAATCTATTGCCAATTGTTGTTTCAAAAGGTTCAGAAGATTAGGCTTTTTAGGCCTGCTTTCTTCTTTTGAGTATGCAGACTTATCAGTAAACGTATACTTTCTTATGTTTTTCTTTCTTCGCTTAATGCTTTTTTGTGGTGTTAACCGCGACTTATTGTTGTAATAATCTGCCAGCTCACGACTTTGATCGTACGCGAAATCCTTATCTTCAATTGTATATTGCTTGGAATTATATTCCTGAAGTTTCTGCGCTACGGGGTCGTCTATCTCAAATTTGATATCAGAAGATTTCCCACTCTGTACATCAGGATTTGTAGCTACTTCTTCGTCGTAAACAGACTCGATGAGGTCTTTGAAAAAGGTATAAATCTGTTCGTCTTTCTTACCCTcggctttttttaatttatcatcgTTGTCCTTTGGTTTACTTTCATCATAATTGCAGATATACTGTTGTAATAAATTAGTGTTATCTCTTTTCGGGAAGATGGTGGACCAGTTAGTATCAGAAGACAAGTCTCTGGTTAATTTAGAAGACGTAGAAGGGGTTTGTAGCACCTTTCGGGGTGATGTGATATTTTCCGCATCTTTTGCGTGATTCTGTCTGAACTTGTTCATGTTTTTATTGTCTTCCACAATATTCCTTGgtttattttcatgttttgactGTTTGGATGTTTTGGAGCTCTGTTTTGGAAGCTTTTCAGGAAGGGTCCTCTTTTTACGTTTGATGAATCTTACCGCGGGGTCTGTAGTGCCCAGGAGGCGGGTGTATGTTGAGATGTTGGACTCTTTCGGGGCAGATGTTAGCAATTTGGATGTTTGTGGCCGAGGAATTGGCTGTGCTTTCGATTTATGTCTTTTGTTATCTGAAAATAATTAGAATTTTGTAGGGAGGCACCTATTATGTATCTAATAGGTACCTGCCTAACACTTacagaatttattttattttcgttaaCATCAGCCTGCAAAACTTCGGCTGGAAAACCCTGTCTCTTCGCCCTCTAtcctaaattattataattctttttcttctttattatgtaattagcATTTTGTTTTATAGTGAACCTGTAATATGtggcaataataaaaacttattctCTAAAAACCATTCAAGCAACCAAAGCTTGCCTGTATATTTCCACCGTAGTGCTAGCTTTTCGGCGCATTCTGGCATTCCAGATAAATGTCGGGTAGGTACTCGACGCAACTTTTTTTAACACGAATAAGGCTAAGAAGTCGATATTTGGCATGATAACGTCATAACTTAGCTtttaattcaacggtatattcaGATTTCTTATTAAGATTATATGGGTTTTTAAGATAGCTGCCGTACACGTGACGTCCCTGACATTTTTGTGAAATGCCCGATATTGTACAAGTTTTCCGTTTgattcataatataaataaataaatattataggacatattacacaaattgactaagccccacagtaagctcaagaaggcttactgtgttgtgggtactcagataaatacatataaaacaccgcaagtctcaggaacaaatatccgtgctcatcacacaaataaatgcctttaccgggattttAATCCACCACTATCGGCGGTCAGAAGGAACAGAACAAATATTTACCTTCAGCGGGCAATTTAGGGTTCACCCACTTCTCAACGTAGACTCCACGCCTTTTCATATTTTCCATCTTGTACCCCACGTCGCCTGTACTCAAATTTCTAGTTTTGTTGGTGGTACTCGGGATGGCTCTGTTCGAAGACTTAGACCTCAACAACGCCCCTCCAAATAATACTTCCATAGTTTCGATGAATCATTACGgcgaaattatatatttttcaattatttttttactcgcATTTTGGTTTTTTTGTCATTAATGGTAATGACAATGAATGACAGTTTAGTGTCAAAAAAGAAAGATATTAGATTTTAGAAAAAAGGTTCGTAATTTTAAACTTAGCGTTTTTTTAATGAGGAAAATAGGTACGTCTTCTACACGTAGATATATTAGGTCTATAATACTATCACATTATATCGAGTAGTTTGACCCTCTTCTTTGACCGATCAGTtctgctgttttttttttcaaaataataccATAATCTAGGTGGGTCAAATCAAAAAGTCAAAAAGACAGTCAAACAcaatgaaattttcaagcaagAAAAACCTGGCACTTATCAAAATTACCGTGTACAATTGCTAAACTATGAATACGCAAAAAAATCATAGAATAATCCAACTATACAAAGATCGAGGAGACATGCGAAGAAACAAGAAAGAGCTTCACTCGTCCGTTCCTCGCGATAGAGGCGACGTCAAGAAAAGTCCCAAGAAAGTATCTAAACAAGAATTATTTAATACAACGAAAGCAGAAAGTGTTAAAACAGATCTCGTGTCTCGTTCGACGAATACGTTTGCCGAGTCTCTGCCTTTTAGCTTAGAGAATCAAACTATAAACGCTGATGTTAGTGTGGAAAATACTTTGGATTTTCGAAAGAGAGTTAAGGACAGATACACGTTTAAGCGGCATCAAGTGTTGAAGAACGATGATATGAGTCAATTCAATAGTACCTTGCAATGTGATGTCAGAAATGGTAAGTCTATATGTAGGCTACTTGGTATAGGATAATTAGATATCTACCTACTTCCCAGAGTATGTACAGTTGTGTgaaatataatagcagtacactctgcgacgaagatcgtcttatagaaaagtttatttttttctggatgtgacttgggtttagatgtaaagctttgattggaaataataggaaagattctaaattacaattatagtacacaattgtatttttttcgtagggttttacgtttttataggaatttccgcaacttagtaaaaacagccgattttcatgatttttttttttacttccaatatcatttaagtaaaggttacagttaattttgaaacaatatcaagtaatgcagaataattatataaaaagatacaatattattgatctaaacttatagttttcccttaatttacattttcttatgtactgctattatattgcacacaactgtataataatatagtcttcatcgttttcgatgacggcgaccctaaataa is part of the Cydia pomonella isolate Wapato2018A chromosome 27, ilCydPomo1, whole genome shotgun sequence genome and encodes:
- the LOC133532385 gene encoding uncharacterized protein LOC133532385, producing MNAGDIRNAITARATTTEPYAQRENQTATAQVVHKTKTLNCRLLLDSGSSRSYITTDLAKHLDLTSANVDYLLIFIFGTDKPNETLSPCTDITIKTKRGVEKSIHVNVVPRITDRIPIQEIPKIDIVDIPADSYSKNQSVNMLIGNDYYFSFIRNNKIQIDTDLYLIDTDFGWIMSGHHDKDNQENDNILAVVTYYQNNVGCKCYTEPDLPLRHSDLKFLWSLENIGITDSVKGTREEEAVRNFNDTVKYQEGRYYVKWPWTTYPPHVPTNYGLAYGRLKGLVQRLDKPTLQEYNEILMEQLKAEIIEVVQVDSDVRNQSVPPINYLPHHIVKQSTKRGRIVYDGSARLKDQQSLNECLYKGPCMLQDLTSLLLNFRIHKIGIIADVEKAFLQIGLQEEDREVTRFLWLKDINKPLSDENILHLRFCRVPFGIISSPFLLTATIRYHISQKDSMLLKKVANKCYVDNLVTGTDTLEEAVQLYDESKKAFEELSMNLRDWTSNDKAFSRKVPQKYRAKESDKIKVLGLLWNKEQDVLTLNINKEVFTDRSTDKVTKREVLSILASLYDPCGIVSPLLMPIKLFLQELWRKDYKWDSPVSQELLLKWKKIEKNLSDIKEVEVPRYVEANVNKGSENELHCFADAAKDSYAAVVYLRSSDGSNIKTSFLLSKNRVAPLDKKMKDGKKTERKMTIPQLELLGCVIGNRLLTYIKETIELPITRQYLWTDSLVVLNWIHSNKLLPPFIANRTEEIKRNVGLETYYVNTKENPADIATRPELWIQKKSVWLEGPAFLSKEKSKWPKDIHLKGHQEVASFPAVLEGPKDQSSDIDIPLESVNDNEQRSDHNEVTSQVKEIKNLQQRFFPDEIKGKRTDLSRNLGLFTDVDGLLRCKGRMMHANWSYDMRYPVLLPRDCEFTRKVVKEIHEKNYHVGASHTLDLVRQQYWIPKGRPVVERILRKCTRCVKHGGGPYPLPPTPALPAERANYSTPFTYTGLDYFGPVYVATENGQQKRWICLMTCLAVRAIHLEVVKNLTADECIMALRRFMSTRGVPVAIVSDNALYFKLSSEILKSDYCIKNNIKWKFIPQLAPWHGAFYERLVGLVKHCMKRTLEKLLLNDTQLLTVIKEIEAVVNSRPLTRVGPDMDIVLRPCDFLSLGRCLNLEISESYRPDQDDTRAKQNLLDSWKRGQNMLKHFKNMFINQYLTSLRERYQHSHKQPRVKSHKEPSVGDLVQIKGESKNRNTWRVGKIVQLIRGSDGYCRVAQVQVGGSIFTRSIGHLYPLELEEPPSAPVETIETVEPQPSVIDTIQNELGTTDIDEMLEETEQREISTESQGSADIVSNHDTEERESNTENSEERMSTTSQQPEEDSLKTSHPTDIISDVPDIETQEESQPQEVTRRAAAIRAREKIAQWTRQLFAFL
- the LOC133532382 gene encoding uncharacterized protein LOC133532382: MEVLFGGALLRSKSSNRAIPSTTNKTRNLSTGDVGYKMENMKRRGVYVEKWVNPKLPAEDNKRHKSKAQPIPRPQTSKLLTSAPKESNISTYTRLLGTTDPAVRFIKRKKRTLPEKLPKQSSKTSKQSKHENKPRNIVEDNKNMNKFRQNHAKDAENITSPRKVLQTPSTSSKLTRDLSSDTNWSTIFPKRDNTNLLQQYICNYDESKPKDNDDKLKKAEGKKDEQIYTFFKDLIESVYDEEVATNPDVQSGKSSDIKFEIDDPVAQKLQEYNSKQYTIEDKDFAYDQSRELADYYNNKSRLTPQKSIKRRKKNIRKYTFTDKSAYSKEESRPKKPNLLNLLKQQLAIDLTMQEEPESMYEALLNIAKNKRKRKQIYFETTKEPSDIERVCRFKRRNVLSPSPRMPKRVRQTSRYDSKTTAGIKRFESDTSIEFESSHSLEVLGFDYDVIEPETEPSEIETAISKIKSITNLNEGITTVTHHWIS